In the genome of Flexistipes sinusarabici DSM 4947, one region contains:
- the bioD gene encoding dethiobiotin synthase, whose translation MGRIVEKIINSSGGFFITGTGTDVGKTYVSAILLKYTEGLYFKPIQTGRGDIAAVKEMTKLGENHFSNKFYHFKEPVSPNIAAEMENRAIEIDKINLPHSRNHRFLIVEGAGGVYTPLSNKHFMLDLIQKLSLPVVIVAEDVLGTLNHTLLTYKTLVEKGCEIAFIVLNKYKPAGYNVRCLHEIVNKPILRLPYYSNFPNTNRIKGVINESI comes from the coding sequence ATGGGAAGAATTGTCGAAAAAATAATAAATTCTTCAGGCGGGTTTTTTATAACAGGTACAGGTACAGATGTAGGCAAAACCTATGTCTCTGCAATACTTTTGAAATATACTGAAGGATTATATTTCAAACCGATACAAACAGGGAGAGGTGATATTGCCGCAGTAAAAGAGATGACAAAATTAGGCGAAAATCATTTTTCAAATAAGTTCTACCATTTTAAGGAGCCTGTATCACCTAATATAGCTGCAGAAATGGAAAACAGGGCAATAGAAATCGATAAAATTAATTTACCGCATTCCAGAAATCATAGGTTCTTGATAGTGGAAGGAGCCGGTGGTGTGTATACGCCGTTATCCAATAAACATTTTATGCTCGATCTTATACAAAAGCTTTCATTGCCTGTGGTGATAGTAGCAGAAGACGTTCTCGGAACATTGAATCATACCCTCCTCACATATAAAACTTTAGTTGAAAAAGGGTGTGAAATTGCCTTCATCGTACTCAATAAATATAAACCAGCGGGATACAATGTTAGATGTCTCCATGAAATCGTAAATAAACCTATTTTAAGGCTTCCTTATTATAGCAATTTTCCAAATACAAATAGAATAAAAGGGGTAATAAATGAATCAATTTGA
- the cysK gene encoding cysteine synthase A codes for MRNYFKSYYNSIGATPIVELSHFNKELKGRLFAKMESRNPAFSVKDRIAYSMLKDAVERGVLKEGMTIIEPTSGNTGIALAMVGASMGFKVSLAMPESMSVERRSMMQMLGAELVLTPAEKGMKGAIDKVDDMAKENPDKFFIPGQFDNPANPKIHEATTGPEIYRDLSGEVDVFVAGVGTGGTITGVSRFMKSVLSRTLTSVAVEPSESPAITKHINNESFTPAPHKIQGIGAGFIPKNLDLSVVDKVETVENEEAIDFSREMFKREGIISGISSGANFAAAYRLAKLDEFRDKNIVLIVCDTGERYLSTDLFK; via the coding sequence ATGAGAAACTATTTTAAAAGTTATTACAACAGCATAGGTGCAACCCCAATAGTTGAGCTCTCCCATTTTAACAAAGAGCTTAAAGGCAGATTGTTTGCCAAAATGGAAAGCAGAAATCCGGCATTTTCCGTTAAAGACAGGATAGCTTACTCCATGCTTAAAGATGCTGTGGAGCGGGGCGTGTTAAAGGAAGGAATGACAATTATCGAGCCCACAAGCGGTAATACGGGGATTGCCCTGGCGATGGTGGGAGCTTCCATGGGATTTAAGGTTTCCCTTGCAATGCCGGAATCTATGAGTGTTGAGCGAAGATCGATGATGCAGATGCTTGGTGCAGAACTTGTGCTTACACCCGCAGAAAAGGGGATGAAAGGAGCAATTGACAAGGTGGATGATATGGCAAAAGAGAACCCGGATAAGTTTTTTATACCGGGGCAGTTTGACAATCCTGCCAATCCAAAAATTCATGAAGCAACAACGGGACCGGAAATTTACAGAGATTTGAGTGGTGAAGTTGATGTTTTTGTTGCAGGCGTCGGCACCGGTGGCACCATTACGGGTGTTTCCAGATTCATGAAAAGTGTGTTATCCCGCACACTGACATCTGTGGCTGTTGAGCCGTCGGAAAGTCCTGCTATAACAAAACACATCAATAATGAAAGTTTTACGCCGGCACCGCATAAAATTCAGGGAATCGGAGCCGGATTTATTCCTAAGAACCTCGATTTGTCAGTGGTTGATAAAGTGGAAACGGTTGAAAATGAAGAGGCTATCGATTTTTCAAGGGAAATGTTTAAAAGAGAAGGAATTATTTCGGGTATTTCCAGTGGTGCAAATTTTGCCGCCGCATACAGGCTTGCGAAACTTGATGAATTCAGGGATAAAAATATTGTGTTGATCGTTTGTGATACCGGAGAGAGATATCTGAGTACAGATCTTTTTAAATAA
- a CDS encoding IS5 family transposase, which yields MYYLLKTKGVVMEKYIEPTVLDSMLDFKANDSTYLDKINSLIDWKKVKSILDKKYRWTKNTSGSRAYSPLLLFKILLVQSWEKLSDPQAEFALKDRLSVIRFVGVSVSGEVPDHSTISRFRSRLLELEIFDELFSEINRQLSELNLIVKSRKEAIIDATLVESSCRPRKVVNDIAEDRHEGDDDNDSSCGGSGGNNESNISYSKDTDASWLKKGNRAYYGYKQFFCVNSDGYILGEMVKSARESEVRNLAPLLQKLNLPKGTAIYADKGYSSESNRKDISGTYADMIMYKAARNKPLTGFQKFHNKAVSKVRYVVEQAIGLIKLHFGYTRSRFIGIDKVRLELSIHCMAYNLRKGALRMI from the coding sequence ATGTATTATTTATTAAAGACAAAAGGAGTTGTTATGGAAAAGTACATAGAACCCACAGTATTAGATTCAATGTTAGACTTTAAAGCTAATGATTCGACTTATCTTGATAAGATAAATTCACTTATAGACTGGAAGAAAGTAAAATCAATCCTTGATAAGAAATACAGATGGACTAAGAACACATCTGGCAGCAGAGCTTATTCCCCGTTACTTTTGTTTAAAATACTTTTAGTACAGTCGTGGGAAAAGCTGAGTGACCCTCAGGCTGAATTTGCCTTAAAGGATCGGTTGTCAGTAATAAGATTTGTAGGAGTAAGTGTATCCGGAGAAGTTCCGGATCACAGTACCATCAGCAGGTTTCGGAGCAGATTACTTGAATTGGAGATATTTGACGAGTTATTTTCAGAGATAAACAGGCAGTTATCGGAATTAAATTTAATAGTGAAAAGCAGGAAGGAAGCGATAATAGATGCGACATTGGTAGAGTCCTCGTGCCGTCCCCGTAAAGTAGTAAATGATATTGCAGAAGATCGGCATGAAGGAGATGATGACAATGATAGTTCCTGTGGTGGTTCCGGAGGGAATAATGAAAGCAACATAAGTTATTCGAAGGACACTGATGCGAGTTGGTTAAAGAAGGGTAATAGAGCGTATTATGGCTACAAACAATTTTTCTGTGTAAATTCGGACGGTTATATATTGGGAGAAATGGTAAAGAGTGCCAGAGAGAGTGAGGTGCGGAATTTGGCACCTTTATTACAAAAGCTTAATTTGCCTAAGGGAACGGCAATATATGCAGATAAAGGCTACAGCAGTGAATCTAACCGCAAAGACATATCAGGAACCTATGCAGATATGATAATGTATAAGGCAGCGCGGAATAAGCCACTTACAGGATTTCAGAAATTTCATAACAAGGCAGTAAGCAAGGTTCGTTATGTCGTTGAGCAGGCAATTGGATTGATTAAGCTTCATTTTGGTTATACTCGTAGCCGGTTTATAGGTATTGATAAAGTTAGGCTGGAATTGTCTATACATTGTATGGCATATAATCTGAGAAAGGGTGCTTTAAGAATGATTTGA
- the bioA gene encoding adenosylmethionine--8-amino-7-oxononanoate transaminase, with translation MEFNAQLKNDKKLLQHPYDSSIKPMDAFLIKKAEREFLYLYDNTSLIDGMSSWWSVIHGYNNTFINNALKEQIDKVSHVMFGGLTHEPAINLGVNLNNILSGNFDRFFYCDSGSVAVEVAVKMAFQYYMGKGLNNKNKILSFEGAYHGDTFMAMSLCDPVNSMHKDFGNILHTNIFAPKPKSGFFESYEDDHLDIAYLLEKYAEDIAAIIIEPVVQGAGGMWFYHPEFLNKLKNMCAYYDILLIFDEIATGFGRTGKMFAFEYSDIAPDIICLGKAITGGYMSFAAVGTTKNIMDVICNSKSVGAFMHGPTFMANPLACECANASINLLQKTDLTKTLIGIQKIISDYFAEAAEFPFVKDVRVLGGIGVIETFNNVDSNSLTDKFVKKGVWVRPFKNLIYIMPPYIISEESLRKLCKAVLEGLWEELSKK, from the coding sequence ATGGAATTTAATGCCCAACTAAAAAATGACAAAAAGCTATTGCAACATCCTTATGACTCGTCAATCAAACCTATGGATGCCTTTTTGATTAAAAAAGCTGAAAGGGAGTTCCTTTATCTTTATGACAACACATCGCTTATTGATGGAATGTCATCATGGTGGTCCGTAATTCATGGTTATAATAATACATTTATAAATAATGCTTTAAAAGAGCAGATTGATAAAGTTTCTCATGTTATGTTCGGAGGTCTCACCCACGAGCCGGCAATTAATCTGGGAGTAAACCTTAATAACATTCTTTCAGGGAATTTTGATAGATTCTTTTATTGTGATTCCGGCTCTGTTGCCGTTGAAGTAGCAGTTAAAATGGCATTCCAGTATTATATGGGAAAAGGGCTCAATAATAAAAACAAAATACTTTCTTTTGAAGGTGCATACCACGGAGATACTTTTATGGCAATGTCTCTCTGCGATCCTGTGAACAGTATGCATAAAGATTTTGGAAATATCCTGCATACCAATATTTTTGCACCAAAACCAAAATCGGGCTTTTTCGAGAGTTATGAGGATGATCATCTTGATATAGCTTATCTTTTGGAAAAATATGCCGAAGACATTGCAGCTATAATAATTGAGCCTGTCGTACAGGGCGCAGGCGGTATGTGGTTTTATCATCCTGAATTTTTAAATAAACTCAAAAATATGTGTGCTTATTACGATATCCTCCTGATATTTGACGAAATTGCTACAGGTTTTGGAAGAACAGGTAAAATGTTTGCATTTGAGTATTCGGACATTGCTCCGGACATTATATGCCTCGGGAAAGCTATAACAGGAGGTTATATGAGCTTTGCTGCGGTAGGTACTACCAAAAATATAATGGACGTAATATGCAATTCCAAGAGTGTGGGTGCATTTATGCATGGCCCCACATTTATGGCTAATCCATTGGCTTGCGAATGTGCCAATGCCTCCATTAACCTGCTTCAAAAGACTGATCTTACTAAAACATTGATCGGCATTCAAAAAATAATTTCAGATTATTTTGCAGAGGCGGCCGAATTTCCTTTTGTAAAAGATGTGCGTGTGTTAGGCGGAATAGGAGTAATTGAAACCTTCAATAATGTAGATTCAAACTCTTTAACCGATAAATTTGTTAAAAAAGGTGTCTGGGTTCGTCCGTTTAAAAACCTGATATATATTATGCCTCCCTATATTATTTCAGAAGAATCGTTAAGAAAGCTTTGCAAGGCTGTTTTGGAAGGATTATGGGAAGAATTGTCGAAAAAATAA
- a CDS encoding biotin--[acetyl-CoA-carboxylase] ligase gives MLNENELSILNTLEKEDWVSGEILAEHLKISRTAVWKYIKKFENLGYGIDSTRKKGYKLVKLSEMHPVVKILNNISSCYDKIICHKVTNSTQQEAIKHLFNEKENILVFADRQISGRGHENSEWLSPEGGIYFSVGFSPFRLFLSDLNKMVNIFKYAVKHAFNNYHINIDFLGNDILTTNRKIGGILEEQFSEGNRSKFIIIGVGIYLTNCSSTVESIYSLTGKSLDRWQILADILKISCENLKLVRGLFK, from the coding sequence ATGCTTAATGAAAATGAACTTAGCATTCTAAACACGTTAGAGAAGGAAGACTGGGTTTCCGGGGAGATCCTGGCTGAACATTTAAAAATTTCCAGAACGGCTGTATGGAAATATATCAAAAAGTTTGAGAACCTGGGTTATGGAATAGATTCCACGAGAAAAAAAGGTTATAAATTGGTCAAACTTAGTGAAATGCATCCTGTAGTAAAAATTTTAAATAATATATCTTCGTGCTATGATAAAATAATCTGCCATAAAGTGACTAATTCTACGCAGCAAGAAGCTATTAAACATCTTTTCAATGAAAAAGAAAATATTCTTGTTTTTGCCGATAGACAAATCAGCGGGAGGGGGCATGAAAATTCTGAGTGGCTATCACCGGAAGGGGGAATATATTTTTCAGTTGGATTTTCTCCTTTCAGACTATTTCTTTCAGATTTAAATAAAATGGTCAATATATTTAAATATGCTGTTAAACATGCTTTTAATAATTATCATATTAATATCGACTTCTTGGGAAATGATATACTAACAACAAACAGAAAAATTGGAGGAATTCTGGAAGAGCAATTTTCAGAAGGGAATAGAAGTAAATTTATAATAATTGGAGTAGGAATCTATCTTACAAATTGCTCAAGTACAGTGGAAAGTATTTACAGTTTAACGGGAAAAAGCTTGGACAGATGGCAGATTTTAGCTGATATTTTAAAAATATCCTGTGAAAACCTAAAGCTGGTAAGGGGACTTTTTAAATAG
- a CDS encoding DDE-type integrase/transposase/recombinase, with translation MKEWIKRYKDSSCRLESLYPNERSDTGYPRSLSDETAQSLLLLRRELPNVPLTVFMQEADSRGVIPANETVSYSTLYRLMRSAGLNNGVPPELTNRRKFEAEYPNALWQSDVMHGPYVKHEGKKKKTYLIAIIDDMSRLVVHAEFYFSEKADNYLNVLQHAVGKRGIPEKLYVDNGSAFRSKHLEHVCACLGSVLIHSRPYSPQGKGKVERWFGTVRSGFISRYPDVSDLAELNHLLDEWVDDYNNRIHSSTKTTPLKRFSSGLDNLRMPPSNLKDYFRKTVRRTVSKDRTITLNGFLFEAPVSLIGKRIEVLYHGDEPEQVEVKCDGKSYGIIIPVNVHANGRVKRDKKYPELHSSSRDLHNGSLFGGER, from the coding sequence ATGAAGGAATGGATCAAGCGTTATAAGGATTCCAGCTGCAGGCTTGAGTCTTTATATCCCAATGAACGATCAGACACAGGATATCCCCGGTCACTGAGTGATGAAACAGCACAAAGTCTGCTTCTGCTCCGCCGGGAATTACCGAATGTACCTCTCACTGTATTCATGCAGGAAGCGGACAGTCGAGGAGTTATTCCTGCAAATGAAACCGTCAGTTATTCCACACTGTACAGATTAATGCGATCTGCAGGTTTAAACAACGGAGTACCACCGGAATTAACAAACCGCCGTAAGTTTGAAGCAGAATATCCGAATGCTCTCTGGCAGTCGGATGTGATGCATGGCCCTTACGTTAAGCATGAAGGCAAAAAGAAAAAAACATACCTGATTGCAATAATTGATGACATGAGTCGTTTGGTTGTGCATGCCGAGTTCTATTTCAGTGAGAAAGCGGATAATTATCTGAATGTTCTTCAGCATGCAGTTGGTAAGCGTGGTATACCGGAGAAACTCTATGTGGACAACGGTTCAGCATTCCGCAGTAAACATCTGGAGCATGTATGTGCCTGCCTTGGCAGTGTACTTATCCATTCAAGGCCCTATTCGCCCCAAGGGAAAGGAAAGGTTGAGAGGTGGTTCGGTACAGTCCGCAGCGGTTTTATTTCCAGGTACCCTGATGTCAGTGACCTTGCTGAGTTGAATCATTTATTGGATGAGTGGGTGGATGACTACAATAACCGTATACATTCAAGTACAAAGACCACTCCGCTAAAGCGATTTTCCTCCGGATTAGACAATCTCAGGATGCCGCCGTCTAACTTAAAGGACTACTTTCGTAAAACTGTAAGGCGTACTGTGTCAAAAGATCGTACTATTACTTTAAACGGATTTCTGTTTGAAGCACCGGTGTCACTTATCGGAAAAAGAATCGAGGTGCTGTACCATGGAGATGAGCCTGAACAAGTGGAAGTAAAATGTGATGGTAAAAGTTACGGCATAATCATTCCGGTAAATGTACATGCAAACGGCAGAGTAAAGCGGGATAAAAAATATCCGGAGTTGCATAGTTCTTCCCGTGATCTGCATAACGGCAGTTTGTTCGGAGGTGAAAGATGA
- a CDS encoding methyltransferase domain-containing protein encodes MFGNNFDKVAEYYNNNAHAQKIAAKRLIEILKGMGESNLQSILELGAGNGILSNLIKNNFDYENIISTDLAYNFLKFNGEPLKVQCNISKLPFKNQSFDNVISSSTLQWIDDLDKLLKEIKHVGKKSFKGAFSIFLKGTFYEMDKVSKLTGFGNILAMKESRYYLENFYKHGFNVDFCHEEKHTIFFDSVREFLNSHKRTGATVKAKKPTTKSNYNSFLKYYKKLFSIKNKIPVSYNIGYYIITKQAGK; translated from the coding sequence ATGTTTGGAAATAATTTTGATAAAGTTGCAGAATATTATAATAATAACGCTCACGCACAGAAGATAGCAGCTAAAAGGTTGATAGAAATTCTGAAAGGTATGGGAGAATCAAATTTACAAAGTATACTTGAGTTAGGTGCCGGTAACGGTATTCTTTCCAACCTCATAAAAAATAATTTTGATTATGAGAATATCATCTCTACCGATCTGGCGTATAATTTTCTTAAATTCAACGGTGAGCCGCTGAAAGTTCAGTGTAATATATCCAAGCTACCGTTTAAAAATCAATCATTTGATAATGTGATTTCATCATCGACTCTCCAGTGGATAGATGATTTGGATAAGCTTTTAAAAGAGATTAAACATGTTGGTAAGAAAAGTTTTAAAGGGGCTTTCAGTATCTTTTTGAAAGGAACCTTTTATGAAATGGATAAAGTAAGCAAATTGACAGGATTTGGTAACATTTTAGCAATGAAAGAAAGCAGATATTATTTGGAAAATTTTTATAAGCACGGATTCAATGTGGACTTTTGTCACGAAGAAAAACACACCATTTTTTTTGATTCTGTCAGAGAATTCTTAAACAGTCACAAGCGGACAGGTGCCACAGTCAAAGCTAAAAAACCTACAACTAAAAGCAATTATAATTCATTCTTAAAATATTATAAAAAACTTTTTTCTATAAAAAACAAAATTCCGGTTTCTTATAATATTGGCTATTATATAATCACTAAGCAGGCAGGCAAATAA
- a CDS encoding aminotransferase class I/II-fold pyridoxal phosphate-dependent enzyme, with the protein MIASIKDNLEDIKSKGLYRNLPPIAKSHTKYTIFNGEEKLNCASNDYLGLSHNDQVKEAAAEALRMYGNSSGSSRIVAGNYDLYDKLEYETAKFKNYESCLTVNTGYTANLLIISTLADSRSIVFTDKLNHASIYDGIKLCGAKMVRYKHNDMNHLETLLKKYDKYPNKILITDTIFSMDGDKARLKEIRKLKYKYNFLFVIDEAHATGIFGEGRGIAHEEGVEKDIDINMGTFSKALGGFGAYICADKNIIKYLINKGRSFIFTTSLPPSVIGGNVKSVEIVSKEHEKYGGRLLDNCRIFTNLLATLNIDHEKSNSQIFPFFFKDNNSALEVQKKLLDSGVYALLARRPSVTTPRLRISLRADFTNEDIVKIVKCLKKII; encoded by the coding sequence ATGATAGCCTCTATTAAAGATAATTTGGAAGATATAAAATCAAAAGGGCTCTACAGAAATTTACCACCCATTGCAAAATCGCACACTAAATATACCATCTTTAATGGTGAAGAAAAACTAAATTGCGCCAGTAATGATTATCTGGGGCTCTCACACAACGACCAAGTAAAAGAAGCTGCAGCAGAAGCTCTGAGAATGTATGGTAATTCTTCCGGAAGTTCGAGAATAGTAGCTGGTAACTATGACTTATATGATAAACTGGAATATGAGACAGCAAAGTTTAAAAATTATGAATCATGTCTGACTGTTAATACCGGATACACCGCCAACTTACTTATAATAAGTACTCTTGCAGATTCCCGCAGTATTGTTTTTACAGATAAATTAAATCATGCCAGCATATATGACGGTATTAAATTATGTGGTGCCAAAATGGTAAGGTACAAACATAACGATATGAATCATTTGGAAACGCTGCTCAAAAAGTACGATAAATATCCGAATAAGATATTAATAACTGACACAATATTCAGTATGGACGGGGATAAAGCAAGACTTAAAGAGATAAGAAAATTAAAATACAAATATAATTTTTTATTTGTAATCGATGAAGCTCATGCTACAGGAATTTTCGGTGAAGGGCGGGGAATAGCTCATGAGGAAGGTGTTGAAAAGGATATTGATATAAATATGGGAACGTTCAGCAAGGCATTGGGAGGATTTGGCGCTTATATATGTGCAGATAAAAATATTATTAAATATCTTATAAATAAAGGCAGAAGTTTTATTTTTACAACATCGCTACCTCCTTCTGTAATCGGTGGAAATGTAAAATCGGTGGAAATTGTAAGTAAGGAACATGAAAAATACGGGGGGAGATTGTTAGATAACTGCAGAATCTTTACAAATCTTCTTGCAACGCTGAATATTGACCATGAGAAAAGTAACAGTCAGATATTTCCTTTCTTTTTTAAAGATAATAATTCAGCTTTGGAAGTACAAAAGAAACTGTTGGATTCAGGTGTATATGCACTTCTCGCCAGGAGACCTTCAGTGACCACTCCACGATTGAGAATCAGTTTAAGAGCAGATTTTACAAATGAGGATATTGTTAAAATTGTCAAATGTCTGAAGAAAATAATTTAA
- the bioB gene encoding biotin synthase BioB has protein sequence MNQFEILADNILNNKMPDEEEFLSILRTEDLEDLLKASCELRKHFFDNTVHLCGILNTKSGMCSEDCKFCAQSKYYNVDIERYPFVRETKIKDFIKNNEDNDLHRLCFVSSGKKLVNGEIKKLAELVNNNSTSKNLCCSLGVLSEEDLKTLKDAGISRYHHNLETSRNFYDKICTTHNYDERVKTVKKAKEMGFSVCCAGIFGMGESDKDILDFAYELKMLDVDSIPINFLNPIKGTPFENYNLLSPEKCLKIIAFFRFYFPDKDILVCAGRIESIKYLHEKVFDAGASGIMTGDYLTRKGRSYAEDIQMIKKRGYRVL, from the coding sequence ATGAATCAATTTGAAATATTGGCTGATAATATATTAAATAACAAAATGCCTGATGAAGAAGAGTTTTTATCAATTTTAAGAACCGAGGATTTAGAGGATTTGTTGAAAGCTTCTTGTGAACTAAGAAAACATTTTTTTGATAATACAGTGCATCTCTGCGGTATTTTAAATACGAAATCCGGTATGTGCAGTGAAGATTGCAAATTTTGTGCACAATCCAAATATTACAATGTTGATATTGAAAGATACCCTTTTGTCCGGGAAACGAAAATCAAGGACTTTATTAAAAACAACGAAGATAATGATTTGCACAGACTATGTTTTGTTTCCTCTGGCAAAAAATTAGTGAACGGGGAAATAAAAAAACTTGCTGAATTGGTAAACAATAATTCTACCAGTAAAAATTTATGTTGTTCTTTAGGTGTTCTCTCTGAAGAGGATCTGAAAACTTTAAAGGATGCAGGTATTTCACGATATCATCATAATTTGGAAACTTCCAGAAACTTCTATGATAAAATTTGCACAACACATAATTATGATGAACGAGTAAAAACAGTCAAAAAAGCAAAAGAAATGGGCTTCAGCGTTTGCTGTGCTGGAATTTTCGGGATGGGGGAATCTGATAAAGATATTCTGGATTTTGCATATGAACTTAAAATGCTTGATGTTGACTCAATCCCCATTAATTTTCTAAACCCCATTAAAGGCACACCTTTTGAAAACTACAATTTACTCAGTCCGGAAAAATGCTTAAAAATTATAGCCTTTTTCAGATTTTATTTTCCGGATAAAGATATACTCGTTTGTGCCGGAAGAATTGAGAGTATAAAATATTTGCACGAAAAAGTTTTTGATGCTGGAGCAAGTGGGATTATGACAGGAGATTATCTTACAAGAAAAGGAAGGAGTTATGCTGAAGATATACAAATGATAAAAAAGAGAGGTTATAGGGTATTATGA
- a CDS encoding O-acetylhomoserine aminocarboxypropyltransferase/cysteine synthase family protein: MKNIESLLLHHGYEPDSTGARAVPIYQTTSYVFKSVEHAANLFGLKEFGNIYSRIMNPTQDVLEKRLAALHGGTGALAVSSGQAAITYSVLNIASAGDNIVSSTYLYGGTTTLYKYTLKKMGIEVRFVDPSDPDNFINAADENTKAFYTESIGNPGNNVDDIPKIAEHAHNLGVPLIIDNTVTPYIFNPFDYGADIVVYSLTKYASGNGTSVGGAVVEKGDFNWDNGKFPDLTEPDPSYHGVKYWDTFGNHESAVVRGIAFVIKMRLQLLRDMGACISPFNAFMIIEGLETLPLRIKQHCENALKIAEFLEKHPKVNWVNYPGLESHRNHETAKKLLKGNYGGIIGFGVKGGFEAGAKFIESVKMISHLANIGDARTLVIHPASTTHQQLSSEEREKSGVSDDFIRLSVGIEHVDDIMQDLDQALNNI, from the coding sequence ATGAAAAATATCGAAAGTTTGCTTTTGCATCACGGATATGAGCCCGATTCCACAGGGGCAAGGGCGGTTCCGATTTATCAGACCACGTCTTACGTGTTTAAATCTGTTGAGCATGCTGCCAATCTTTTTGGTTTAAAAGAGTTTGGAAATATTTATTCACGTATTATGAATCCGACTCAGGATGTTCTGGAAAAAAGGCTTGCTGCGTTACACGGAGGTACGGGGGCTTTGGCGGTTTCTTCCGGGCAGGCAGCAATTACTTATAGTGTTTTGAACATCGCTTCCGCCGGGGACAACATAGTCAGCTCAACTTATCTGTATGGAGGCACTACGACACTTTATAAATACACGCTTAAGAAAATGGGAATTGAAGTGAGGTTTGTGGATCCTTCTGATCCGGATAATTTTATAAATGCAGCCGATGAGAATACGAAAGCGTTCTATACGGAATCCATCGGTAATCCCGGCAACAATGTTGACGATATTCCCAAAATCGCCGAACATGCACATAATCTTGGTGTCCCGCTGATTATCGACAACACAGTAACGCCGTATATTTTTAATCCGTTTGACTATGGAGCGGATATTGTTGTTTACTCTCTTACCAAGTACGCTTCCGGCAACGGGACAAGTGTGGGCGGCGCTGTTGTGGAAAAAGGTGATTTTAACTGGGACAACGGTAAGTTTCCCGATTTGACAGAGCCTGACCCTTCTTATCATGGTGTAAAATACTGGGATACTTTTGGAAACCATGAAAGTGCCGTCGTGAGAGGAATTGCATTTGTTATTAAAATGAGACTCCAACTGCTGAGGGACATGGGTGCATGTATATCTCCTTTTAATGCGTTTATGATTATTGAGGGGCTGGAAACACTTCCTCTCAGAATTAAGCAGCACTGTGAGAATGCGTTGAAGATTGCTGAATTTCTTGAGAAACACCCGAAGGTTAATTGGGTGAATTATCCCGGTCTTGAATCTCACAGAAATCATGAAACGGCCAAAAAACTGCTGAAAGGCAATTACGGCGGTATAATAGGTTTCGGAGTTAAGGGCGGCTTTGAAGCCGGAGCGAAATTTATAGAATCAGTCAAGATGATATCTCACCTGGCAAACATAGGTGATGCCAGAACGCTTGTGATTCATCCTGCAAGTACCACTCATCAGCAGCTCAGCTCTGAGGAGCGTGAAAAATCTGGAGTAAGTGATGATTTTATAAGACTTTCCGTTGGTATAGAGCATGTTGATGATATAATGCAGGATCTTGATCAGGCTTTAAATAATATCTGA